One region of Chryseobacterium sp. SORGH_AS_0447 genomic DNA includes:
- a CDS encoding SusC/RagA family TonB-linked outer membrane protein — protein sequence MRNFTTVLKIAPAFLLASAMVHAQTDSTTKEKKIDEVVLVGYGRQKKSDLTGSITAVSEKEFNKGAIVSADQLITGKAPGVRITNSGGSPDAAPNIRIRGGSSFSANNNPLIVIDGVPLDTNNPAGVANPLNLINPNDIESFSILKDASATAIYGNRGSNGVIIIKTKRGGGRLRVSLNTNVSVGTVSRYIDVMDASEFTNFINQNYPNFNYLLGVGGDPNNKTVPGKIYNTDWQKVIYRNSVSSDNNLSVSGSLFNKVPTRLSLGYNRTEGVVKTSDYERFSAGLNITPSFFDNHLKIDFSLKGLFSKLNAIDDGGAIGGALNMNPTLPVYVSETGLGGQPYDRFGGYYQNVVLKGNQYLIQGQSNPLAILLQRQSPQRIAKFLGNAEINYKFHFLPDLRAVVNLGLEASRSNLKTVFDNNAIATYRNPQNSVVPNDYVFSPGVDYAEHQSIVNQTMDAYLVYEKRYSGFLSHFLVQGGYSYQNFKNDGYKDQYRYDDATGLRVPNPGTALNPNNRYYNVLNLQSFIGRANIDFYDKYLFTLNFRADASSLFQKGERWGYFPGVGFAWKVNKDLFNESANVNDLKLRLGWGRTGNADIVGVAGFYPSSAYFSIGGPNSQYFPGVGTYSALPFNPNLTWETAETWNGGIDFSFFRQERISGSVDVYQRKTTNLLAKVSLPPGQGLTNEFTKNVGSIENKGVELNLTVVPVKTENINWSVSGNFGYNDSKVLSLGDVTNLQDLSSTLPVGTGVKLATNIVGGQPYSAWVLEQVYDANGKPLDNVYVDRNNDGIINENDRYFKAIRPRWTYGFSTSFNYKNWDFNAAFRGQIGGLIYNTRKIAQGLKSYTIPSNSLNLNNTLASTADSPFTISDNLYLSDYFLEDASFLKLDNITLGYLFKNVFKSTNVRVYASVNNVYTWTNYTGQDPENFSGIDNNFYPRPRIYTVGFNFNF from the coding sequence GTGAGAAACTTTACAACGGTATTAAAAATTGCGCCTGCATTTTTATTGGCCAGCGCAATGGTCCATGCACAAACGGACTCTACAACCAAAGAGAAAAAAATTGATGAGGTTGTTCTGGTAGGTTATGGAAGACAGAAAAAATCTGACCTGACAGGTTCCATTACTGCTGTTTCAGAAAAAGAATTTAATAAAGGAGCGATTGTATCTGCGGATCAGCTGATAACAGGAAAGGCTCCGGGTGTTAGAATTACGAATTCCGGAGGTTCGCCAGATGCTGCTCCTAATATCAGGATCAGAGGCGGATCATCATTTAGTGCCAACAACAATCCGTTAATTGTTATTGACGGTGTTCCTCTTGATACTAATAATCCTGCAGGGGTAGCGAATCCCCTGAACTTAATTAATCCGAACGATATTGAATCTTTTTCGATATTAAAAGATGCATCTGCTACAGCAATTTATGGTAACAGAGGTTCCAATGGGGTTATTATCATTAAAACCAAGAGAGGAGGAGGAAGATTAAGGGTAAGTTTAAATACCAATGTTTCTGTAGGTACTGTTAGCAGATATATTGACGTAATGGATGCTAGTGAATTTACCAACTTCATCAATCAGAATTATCCGAATTTCAATTATCTTTTAGGAGTAGGAGGAGATCCTAATAACAAAACGGTACCTGGAAAAATATATAATACAGACTGGCAGAAAGTAATTTATAGAAATTCCGTTTCTTCAGATAATAACTTAAGTGTATCCGGTAGTCTATTCAATAAAGTTCCTACCAGATTATCTTTGGGATACAACAGAACAGAAGGTGTTGTTAAAACAAGTGATTACGAAAGATTTTCTGCAGGTTTAAACATTACGCCCTCGTTTTTTGATAATCACTTGAAGATTGATTTTAGTTTAAAAGGTCTATTTTCTAAACTCAATGCGATTGATGATGGCGGAGCGATTGGCGGAGCACTTAATATGAATCCCACTTTGCCAGTTTATGTATCTGAAACAGGTTTGGGAGGTCAACCTTATGATAGATTCGGAGGGTATTACCAGAATGTTGTACTGAAAGGAAATCAATATCTTATCCAAGGACAAAGCAACCCATTAGCCATTCTTTTGCAACGTCAATCTCCGCAGAGAATCGCTAAATTTTTAGGTAACGCCGAAATTAACTACAAGTTTCATTTTTTACCTGATCTGAGGGCAGTTGTAAATTTAGGGTTGGAAGCTTCAAGGTCTAATTTGAAAACGGTTTTTGATAATAACGCTATTGCAACATACAGAAATCCGCAAAATTCGGTGGTGCCAAATGATTATGTTTTCAGTCCAGGAGTTGATTATGCTGAACATCAGAGTATTGTGAATCAGACAATGGATGCCTATTTGGTATATGAAAAAAGATATTCTGGCTTTCTTTCTCACTTCCTTGTTCAGGGAGGATATTCCTATCAGAATTTTAAAAACGATGGATATAAAGATCAATATAGATATGATGATGCAACCGGTCTGAGAGTTCCAAATCCTGGAACAGCGTTAAATCCTAATAACAGATATTATAATGTTCTGAATTTACAGTCATTTATTGGTAGAGCAAATATTGATTTTTATGATAAATACCTATTTACGTTAAACTTTAGAGCAGATGCTTCATCTCTATTTCAGAAAGGTGAAAGATGGGGATATTTTCCTGGAGTAGGTTTTGCGTGGAAAGTGAATAAGGACCTGTTTAACGAATCTGCAAATGTAAATGATCTTAAATTGAGATTAGGATGGGGAAGAACAGGTAATGCGGATATTGTAGGTGTTGCAGGATTTTATCCTTCAAGCGCTTACTTTTCAATCGGCGGACCGAATTCTCAGTACTTCCCCGGTGTAGGTACATATAGTGCATTACCTTTCAATCCTAATCTTACGTGGGAAACTGCTGAAACATGGAATGGAGGAATTGATTTCTCATTTTTCAGACAGGAAAGAATATCAGGTAGTGTAGACGTTTATCAAAGAAAAACAACCAATCTTCTGGCAAAAGTTAGTTTGCCACCTGGACAAGGTCTTACCAATGAATTTACAAAAAATGTAGGTTCTATAGAAAATAAAGGTGTAGAACTTAATTTAACCGTTGTTCCCGTAAAAACAGAAAATATAAACTGGTCTGTATCAGGAAATTTTGGATATAACGATTCAAAAGTTTTGAGTTTGGGAGATGTAACTAATCTGCAGGATTTAAGCAGTACTTTGCCTGTAGGGACCGGAGTTAAATTAGCAACCAATATTGTAGGTGGCCAGCCTTATTCGGCATGGGTACTGGAACAAGTTTACGATGCTAACGGAAAGCCGCTTGATAATGTATACGTTGACAGGAATAACGATGGCATCATCAATGAAAACGATAGGTATTTTAAGGCAATAAGACCAAGATGGACCTATGGTTTCAGCACTTCTTTTAATTATAAAAACTGGGATTTTAATGCTGCTTTCCGCGGGCAGATCGGTGGTCTTATTTATAATACAAGGAAAATTGCACAGGGGCTGAAAAGCTATACCATTCCTTCAAATTCTCTAAATTTAAATAATACATTGGCTTCTACGGCAGATTCACCATTTACCATTTCAGATAATCTTTACCTATCAGACTATTTCCTTGAAGATGCTTCGTTCTTAAAGCTGGATAACATTACACTAGGATATCTATTTAAAAATGTGTTTAAAAGTACCAATGTAAGAGTATACGCTTCCGTAAATAATGTGTATACCTGGACCAATTATACAGGGCAGGATCCTGAAAATTTTTCGGGTATTGATAATAATTTTTATCCGAGACCAAGAATATATACTGTCGGATTTAACTTTAATTTCTAA